In Sphingobacteriaceae bacterium, the following proteins share a genomic window:
- a CDS encoding Na+/H+ antiporter has translation MENITVIIMLLFGVAFLGILSYKYKFPFPIALVLCGVVISVIPGLPIISLSPEVVFIVFLPPLLYEASWNTSWHEFRANIRPIGLAAIGLVVFTTTAVAVVIYYMIPDISWPLAFLIGAIVSPPDAVAATSVTKGLGLSPRLTTILEGESLLNDASGLVCYKYALTAITAGNFILWQASLNFILIAVMGIAIGLTIGYLMYQVHKRFVCDPIIEVTFTFLTPFASYLLAEHFHFSGVLAVVTTGLYLSFRSGEIFTHQSRVMAYSVWQVVGFILNGLVFVLIGLQLRNVMDGISEYSSVSLVFWGLAVSAVVIVVRFIWVVPAAFIPKILGKHIRNKEDFNPRNLAVFGWAGMRGVVSMAAALALPITLEDGTPFPYRSLIIYITFCVILSTLVLLGLSLPWVVKLLKIKPYSSAAEEYEVRTQMVSLTIGHIEDNLSLIHDELLRNIKSKYEVKYNRLQKTDLPSNYFGAGKTLEGNIFNEFTQLQIDLIQVERKTLDRLHRSGEASQEVLRKIEKELDLEETRLAMEMYRP, from the coding sequence TTCGCTTAGTCCGGAGGTTGTTTTTATCGTTTTTCTTCCGCCTTTATTATATGAGGCATCCTGGAATACAAGCTGGCACGAGTTTAGGGCAAACATTCGTCCAATTGGTCTTGCAGCGATAGGACTCGTAGTTTTTACCACGACTGCAGTTGCTGTTGTTATCTATTACATGATTCCGGATATCAGCTGGCCTTTAGCTTTTTTAATTGGAGCCATTGTTTCGCCACCCGACGCGGTTGCAGCAACTTCGGTAACGAAAGGGCTAGGATTATCGCCCCGACTCACCACTATTTTAGAAGGCGAAAGTCTTTTGAATGATGCAAGTGGACTGGTGTGTTATAAATATGCTTTAACAGCAATTACGGCTGGTAATTTTATTTTGTGGCAAGCCAGTCTCAATTTTATTTTAATAGCCGTTATGGGCATCGCTATTGGACTCACGATTGGTTACCTTATGTATCAAGTTCATAAACGCTTTGTTTGCGATCCAATTATAGAAGTGACCTTTACTTTTCTTACACCTTTTGCTTCTTACCTGCTTGCAGAGCATTTTCATTTTTCGGGAGTATTAGCGGTGGTAACAACAGGGCTTTACCTGTCTTTCAGATCAGGCGAAATATTTACACATCAAAGCAGGGTTATGGCTTATTCGGTTTGGCAGGTTGTAGGATTTATTTTAAATGGGCTTGTTTTTGTTTTAATAGGACTTCAATTAAGAAATGTGATGGATGGCATCAGTGAATATTCCAGTGTGTCGCTCGTTTTTTGGGGACTTGCCGTTAGTGCGGTTGTTATTGTGGTGCGGTTTATATGGGTGGTGCCCGCAGCATTTATACCTAAAATATTAGGCAAACATATTAGGAATAAAGAAGATTTTAACCCTCGCAATCTTGCCGTATTTGGTTGGGCCGGGATGCGTGGTGTTGTATCTATGGCAGCGGCGCTGGCCCTGCCAATCACTTTGGAAGATGGCACTCCATTTCCTTATCGCAGTTTAATTATTTATATTACTTTTTGCGTAATCTTGTCAACCCTCGTGTTACTTGGACTTTCGTTGCCATGGGTAGTGAAATTACTCAAGATAAAACCCTATTCGAGCGCTGCTGAGGAATATGAAGTGCGAACCCAGATGGTGTCACTGACGATAGGTCACATCGAAGATAATCTGTCCCTGATTCACGACGAATTGTTACGGAATATTAAAAGCAAGTACGAGGTTAAGTACAACCGACTTCAAAAAACAGACCTTCCTTCGAATTATTTTGGCGCTGGAAAAACATTGGAAGGAAATATTTTTAATGAATTTACACAACTCCAAATAGATTTGATCCAGGTAGAACGAAAGACGCTTGATCGATTGCACCGCTCGGGCGAAGCAAGTCAGGAGGTTTTAAGAAAAATTGAAAAGGAGCTTGATCTTGAGGAAACCCGTCTGGCCATGGAAATGTATCGACCTTAA
- a CDS encoding acyl-CoA dehydrogenase, whose product MSLFSNIKNAYRLFKHVDLKALGKLSQKIDLAEVMQNVSKLDDKQLAGLSKMLSEGKKKKDLPPIEGDFYNIGHTLTKEERELQLKVRAFLEKEIKPIVNDYWRRAEFPHHILPKLAELDICGITYEGYSTPVRSCLMEGILAMEMARVDVSFATFFGVQSGLVMGSIYLLGSEAQKQEWLPSLKNLTKIGAFGLTEPEVGSAVAGGLTMKAKREGDSWTLNGQKKWIGNATFADVIIIWAEDEADKQVKGFLVRKFNPGLLVEKMEDKMALRIVQNGLITLTDCKVEEADRLQKANTFKDTANVLRQTRAGVAWLAVGCGRGAYEAALKYTRERKQFGKPIAAFQLIQNHLVEMLTNLTAMQTMVARLSELQDQKLLTDEQASLAKVFCSLRTRDIVSRAREVMGGNGILLEYDVARFVADAEAIYSYEGTKEINTLIVGRAITGYSSFV is encoded by the coding sequence ATGTCACTCTTTTCCAACATCAAAAACGCATACCGGTTATTTAAACACGTCGATTTAAAAGCACTAGGAAAACTCTCTCAGAAAATAGATCTCGCGGAAGTGATGCAGAATGTGAGTAAGCTGGACGACAAGCAGCTTGCCGGTTTAAGCAAAATGTTAAGCGAAGGAAAAAAGAAAAAAGACCTTCCTCCTATTGAAGGCGACTTTTATAATATCGGACATACCCTTACAAAAGAAGAACGTGAATTACAGTTAAAGGTCCGTGCTTTTTTAGAAAAAGAGATAAAACCCATCGTAAATGATTATTGGCGTCGCGCCGAATTTCCACACCATATTTTACCGAAGCTTGCCGAATTGGATATTTGCGGAATTACTTACGAAGGATACAGTACACCTGTTCGTTCTTGTTTAATGGAAGGAATTTTAGCGATGGAAATGGCCCGTGTAGACGTCTCCTTCGCTACCTTTTTTGGTGTGCAAAGTGGCTTAGTAATGGGTTCTATCTATTTATTGGGATCAGAGGCGCAAAAACAAGAATGGCTTCCCTCATTAAAAAATCTTACAAAAATTGGTGCTTTTGGATTAACTGAACCTGAAGTGGGATCTGCAGTTGCCGGAGGTTTAACTATGAAAGCAAAACGCGAAGGAGATAGCTGGACTTTAAACGGTCAGAAAAAATGGATAGGTAACGCCACTTTTGCTGACGTAATTATTATCTGGGCAGAAGACGAGGCCGATAAACAGGTAAAAGGATTTTTGGTGCGTAAGTTTAATCCTGGACTTTTAGTAGAAAAAATGGAAGATAAAATGGCTCTGCGCATTGTTCAAAATGGACTTATTACACTTACCGATTGTAAAGTAGAAGAAGCTGATCGTCTTCAAAAAGCAAATACATTCAAAGACACTGCAAATGTTTTACGGCAAACGAGAGCCGGTGTTGCCTGGCTCGCTGTAGGATGTGGTCGCGGTGCATACGAAGCTGCTTTAAAATATACCAGAGAAAGAAAACAATTCGGAAAACCAATTGCTGCTTTTCAATTGATACAAAATCACCTGGTTGAAATGCTTACGAACTTAACCGCCATGCAAACCATGGTAGCCCGACTATCTGAATTACAAGATCAAAAACTGCTCACAGACGAACAAGCATCCCTGGCAAAAGTTTTTTGCAGTTTAAGAACGCGCGATATTGTAAGTAGGGCCCGTGAAGTTATGGGGGGAAATGGGATCCTTCTGGAGTACGATGTGGCAAGATTTGTAGCAGATGCTGAAGCCATTTATTCTTATGAGGGAACCAAAGAAATCAACACGTTAATTGTAGGAAGAGCAATTACAGGCTACAGCTCCTTTGTGTAG
- a CDS encoding DNA-binding response regulator, whose product MKHSNIFIAIIEDDADVRKGLERYFLSQPEFEKILAVPSVEAFFESPTDFSKIDVVLTDIGLPGKSGIEGIKLIKEKNPQTDVIMITVFKDSDKIFKSLCSGATGYILKGTSFEEIKESILTILKGGSYMSPTIARKIVEYFNPLQKLTESKLTQREEQIVKTLVDGLSYKLIADRLSISVDTVRFHIKNIYTKLEVNSKSEVIAKFLKNPDLF is encoded by the coding sequence ATGAAACATTCCAATATTTTTATTGCAATCATTGAAGATGATGCGGATGTGAGAAAGGGCCTGGAACGTTATTTTTTAAGCCAGCCAGAATTTGAAAAGATCCTGGCCGTACCATCAGTAGAAGCATTTTTTGAATCCCCGACAGATTTTTCGAAAATAGATGTTGTATTGACTGACATTGGATTGCCGGGAAAATCAGGTATAGAGGGAATTAAGCTTATTAAAGAAAAAAACCCGCAAACAGATGTTATCATGATAACTGTTTTTAAGGACTCAGATAAAATTTTTAAATCTCTTTGTTCAGGCGCTACAGGTTATATTTTAAAAGGCACGTCTTTTGAAGAAATTAAAGAGAGTATCCTGACTATTCTTAAAGGTGGCAGTTATATGTCACCCACCATTGCCCGAAAAATTGTAGAGTACTTTAACCCGCTTCAGAAGTTGACGGAAAGCAAATTAACACAACGGGAGGAACAGATTGTAAAAACACTTGTAGACGGCCTGAGTTATAAGTTGATTGCCGACAGGCTTAGCATATCGGTGGATACGGTGCGTTTTCACATTAAAAACATTTATACAAAGCTTGAAGTAAACAGCAAGTCTGAAGTAATTGCAAAATTTTTAAAAAATCCAGATCTATTTTAG
- a CDS encoding DNA starvation/stationary phase protection protein, with protein sequence MKPNIGITPENLIKITNALNTLLADEHILYIKTRNAHWNVEGADFHAMHLFFETQYTQLEEMIDDVAERIRSLGHYAVATLKDYLKLTHLTEKGNGKNTSAGFIKELLEDHETIISHLRANVNVFADKYKDVGTSDFITSLLESHEKMAWMLRAHLK encoded by the coding sequence ATGAAACCTAATATCGGAATTACACCTGAAAACCTAATTAAGATAACTAATGCGTTAAATACGCTTCTGGCCGACGAACATATTTTGTATATCAAGACACGAAATGCACACTGGAATGTTGAAGGTGCCGACTTTCACGCCATGCATCTGTTTTTTGAAACGCAATACACACAACTTGAAGAAATGATTGACGATGTGGCAGAACGTATTCGTTCTCTAGGACACTATGCTGTGGCTACTCTCAAAGATTATTTAAAGCTTACACATTTAACAGAAAAAGGAAATGGCAAAAATACCAGCGCCGGTTTCATAAAAGAGCTATTGGAAGATCACGAAACAATTATTTCTCATCTGCGAGCTAACGTCAACGTTTTTGCAGACAAGTACAAAGATGTTGGAACAAGTGATTTTATTACGAGCCTTTTGGAGTCGCACGAAAAAATGGCATGGATGCTAAGGGCACATTTAAAGTAA
- a CDS encoding Holliday junction branch migration DNA helicase RuvB — protein sequence MNENLDANEGTLSPTDKDIERALRPIAFDDFSGQESVVDNLRVFVAAAKQRGEALDHVLLHGPPGLGKTTLAHIITNDLGVNLRVTSGPVLDKPGDLAGLLTNLEPYDVLFIDEIHRLSPVVEEYLYSAMEDYKIDIMIDSGPNARSVQIKLNPFTLVGATTRSGLLTSPLRARFGITSRLNYYDSKVLTGIVQRSSAILNVEIKDEAAYEIARRSRGTPRIANALLRRVRDFAQIKGTGDIDIDMATYSLKALNVDKNGLDEMDLRILACIIDKFKGGPVGISTISSAVGEEAGTIEEVYEPFLVQEGYLMRTPRGREATELAYKHLGKNFYKKSGGLFDE from the coding sequence ATGAACGAGAATTTAGATGCGAACGAAGGAACTTTGAGTCCGACGGATAAAGACATTGAAAGGGCGTTAAGACCGATTGCCTTTGATGATTTTAGCGGACAGGAAAGTGTTGTGGACAACTTACGCGTGTTTGTGGCTGCGGCTAAACAACGTGGCGAAGCTCTTGATCATGTATTATTACATGGGCCTCCAGGATTGGGCAAAACAACTTTGGCACACATTATCACGAATGATTTAGGTGTAAACTTGAGAGTAACCAGTGGTCCAGTATTAGATAAACCAGGAGATCTTGCAGGTCTTCTTACCAATTTAGAGCCTTACGACGTTTTATTTATTGATGAAATTCATCGCTTAAGCCCTGTAGTGGAGGAATATTTGTACTCTGCGATGGAGGACTATAAAATTGACATTATGATTGATAGCGGTCCTAATGCGAGAAGCGTTCAGATTAAATTAAATCCTTTTACTTTGGTTGGTGCAACTACAAGGAGTGGTTTACTGACCTCTCCCCTACGCGCCCGTTTTGGTATTACCAGCCGTTTAAATTATTACGACAGTAAAGTATTGACGGGAATTGTACAACGGAGTTCCGCTATTTTAAATGTTGAAATTAAAGATGAAGCCGCATACGAAATTGCCCGCAGAAGCCGTGGCACGCCACGTATTGCTAATGCTCTTTTACGCCGCGTACGTGATTTTGCGCAAATTAAAGGAACAGGCGATATTGATATTGATATGGCTACTTACTCTCTTAAAGCTTTAAATGTAGACAAGAATGGTCTCGATGAAATGGATTTAAGAATTCTTGCCTGCATCATCGATAAATTTAAGGGTGGTCCGGTTGGTATTAGCACCATTAGCTCTGCTGTGGGCGAAGAAGCCGGAACCATTGAAGAAGTTTACGAACCTTTTTTAGTTCAGGAAGGTTATTTGATGCGCACCCCGCGTGGACGTGAAGCTACAGAACTTGCCTACAAACATTTAGGCAAAAATTTTTATAAAAAAAGCGGTGGCTTGTTTGATGAATAG
- a CDS encoding ATPase: MKSEPYTIERTYKAPLSKVWKAISEKEHMKEWYFKLAEFKPEPGFKFEFTGKGSDGSDYVHYCEVIESVFEKKLSYTWTYKGLAGRSRVTFELFAEGHTTRLKLTHEGIETFANHGKDFQKESFSEGWTHIVGKSLKDFLEN; encoded by the coding sequence ATAAAATCAGAACCATACACCATCGAAAGAACGTACAAGGCACCCTTGTCTAAAGTTTGGAAAGCCATATCTGAGAAGGAACACATGAAAGAATGGTATTTTAAATTGGCTGAATTTAAGCCGGAGCCGGGGTTTAAATTTGAATTTACTGGTAAAGGCAGTGATGGCTCAGACTATGTGCACTACTGCGAAGTAATAGAATCTGTTTTTGAAAAAAAGCTTTCCTACACCTGGACTTATAAAGGTTTGGCAGGTCGTTCTCGTGTAACCTTTGAACTTTTTGCCGAAGGACACACTACACGTTTAAAATTGACCCATGAAGGCATAGAGACCTTTGCAAACCATGGGAAAGATTTTCAAAAAGAAAGTTTTTCAGAAGGGTGGACACATATTGTTGGAAAATCATTAAAGGATTTTCTTGAAAATTAG
- a CDS encoding SAM-dependent methyltransferase, protein MRVFHFLLRTIPRPILIWFSLGFSKIAPILYYGNRYEDPITGKTYRKFLPYGYSGKAKRKNVLCPGSLSLERHRLLWLYLKQKTDFFTKPHKMLHIAPEQCFYKLFKAQKNLDYTTGDYNSPIADIHFDLHKAPFTDNSFDVIFCNHVLEHVEDADQCMRELYRIMKPGGWGVFQVPLDTTRATTYEDKSITSEADREIHYWQKDHVRLFGLDYKDKLAAAGFNVTVDDFVNTLSPELVDRYRLPAGEMIYLCRK, encoded by the coding sequence ATACGCGTGTTTCATTTCCTTCTAAGAACAATACCCCGCCCTATCCTCATTTGGTTTAGCCTTGGCTTTAGTAAAATTGCTCCAATACTTTACTACGGCAATCGTTACGAAGATCCTATTACCGGCAAAACCTACCGTAAGTTTTTACCTTATGGCTACAGCGGTAAAGCTAAACGTAAAAATGTTTTATGTCCGGGCAGCTTATCCCTAGAGCGTCACCGGTTGCTGTGGCTGTATCTTAAACAAAAAACAGACTTTTTCACAAAGCCTCATAAAATGTTGCACATCGCGCCAGAGCAGTGTTTTTACAAATTATTCAAAGCGCAGAAAAACCTGGACTACACGACTGGCGACTATAACAGCCCTATTGCCGACATTCATTTCGACTTACACAAGGCGCCATTTACTGACAATAGCTTTGATGTTATTTTTTGCAATCACGTTTTAGAACATGTTGAAGATGCTGACCAATGCATGCGTGAATTGTACCGTATTATGAAACCGGGAGGCTGGGGAGTTTTTCAAGTGCCTCTAGATACCACCCGCGCTACAACCTACGAAGATAAAAGCATTACCAGCGAAGCAGATCGCGAAATTCATTACTGGCAAAAAGACCACGTACGTTTATTTGGATTAGACTACAAAGACAAGTTAGCAGCAGCAGGATTTAATGTCACCGTGGATGATTTTGTAAACACTTTGAGTCCTGAATTGGTTGACAGATACAGACTTCCGGCCGGAGAAATGATTTACTTGTGCAGGAAATAA
- a CDS encoding ABC transporter ATP-binding protein, translating into MWMNIQQKYISDIENAIQHSDFSLVTRRLMDLGEEFEIEAETRKDVLDLRKAFLEGVVENDQLNFDRDFPSKASRLLDQLKQVKFTDKEIADTLKEFVLKAEGISKVFSKGRNRFTLKPLNVYLRSGEITGVVGENGNGKTTLLRILAGELSADTGTLDYPALQGLKKDWYGIKNKLAFIPQRIDKWHGTLLENLKFHATIHDIKGKANEKQIDYILFRLGLDKFRDLKWTEISSGYRLRFELAKMLLWKPKLLLLDEPLANLDINAQQLFLQDLRFFTQSASHPMAVILTSQNLHEIEKVADNIIFIRQGETLYNGQRGDFALNRQHNTFEISGKFDLDQLTICFAGKTDYKIENAGTSFIIHTGTDSTLYTLTKLLEQKEVELNYIRDISQSTRKLFHKDI; encoded by the coding sequence ATGTGGATGAATATTCAGCAAAAGTATATTTCAGATATTGAAAATGCGATACAACACAGCGATTTCAGTTTAGTAACCCGAAGACTTATGGATCTGGGTGAAGAATTCGAGATAGAGGCGGAAACCCGCAAAGATGTGCTGGACCTGAGAAAAGCTTTTTTGGAGGGAGTAGTTGAAAACGACCAGCTAAACTTTGACAGGGATTTCCCTTCTAAGGCTTCACGTTTGCTTGATCAACTCAAACAAGTCAAATTTACAGACAAAGAAATTGCTGATACTTTAAAAGAATTCGTTTTGAAAGCAGAGGGAATTTCAAAAGTATTTTCTAAAGGAAGAAATCGCTTTACTTTAAAACCTCTGAATGTTTATTTAAGAAGCGGTGAAATTACCGGTGTAGTAGGAGAAAATGGAAACGGCAAAACAACACTTTTAAGGATTCTTGCAGGCGAATTAAGCGCAGACACTGGTACTTTGGATTACCCGGCATTGCAGGGTCTGAAAAAGGATTGGTACGGGATAAAAAACAAACTCGCCTTCATTCCGCAACGCATAGATAAGTGGCATGGCACTTTATTGGAGAATCTTAAATTTCACGCCACTATTCACGACATTAAAGGCAAAGCAAATGAGAAACAAATAGACTACATTCTTTTTCGGTTAGGTCTTGATAAATTTCGTGACCTTAAATGGACAGAAATATCAAGCGGGTACCGATTACGTTTTGAACTTGCAAAGATGCTTTTATGGAAACCGAAATTGCTTCTACTGGATGAGCCGCTTGCTAACCTTGACATTAATGCGCAGCAATTGTTTTTGCAGGACCTGCGTTTTTTCACTCAGTCTGCCTCCCACCCTATGGCTGTTATATTAACTTCACAAAATCTTCACGAAATTGAAAAGGTAGCGGATAACATAATTTTTATCAGACAGGGGGAAACTTTGTATAACGGTCAACGCGGAGATTTCGCGCTAAACCGCCAACACAATACTTTTGAAATATCTGGAAAGTTTGATCTCGACCAACTTACTATTTGCTTTGCAGGGAAAACAGATTATAAAATTGAAAACGCCGGAACCTCTTTTATCATACATACAGGAACCGACAGCACCCTTTATACACTCACCAAGTTACTTGAACAAAAAGAAGTCGAGCTGAATTATATCCGTGATATCAGCCAGTCTACCCGAAAACTCTTTCACAAAGACATTTAA
- a CDS encoding glycerol acyltransferase — translation MDNKKFIDIEKILKEKAYKLYRWMPGFAINWLKRKLHEEEINAAMVKLKDDKGLVFNKKALDILGAKVETVHPENIPLTGNVTIASNHPLGGLDGMALIKAVGELRTDVHFFVNDILKNLTNYGDVFVAVNKLGAASAGSLRTMEEIFRQGGAVLIFPAGLVSRKQEGIVRDLSWKKSFVTQAIDHKRMVVPTFIEGTNSKFFYNFAQWRKRLGIKANLEMIFLPDEMFRANKKTIRIHFGKPFSYTVFDNSKSHKEWADHMYKFIYSAEFMRGMSFEDYVKGGY, via the coding sequence ATGGACAACAAAAAGTTTATCGATATCGAAAAGATCCTTAAGGAAAAGGCTTATAAACTTTACAGATGGATGCCTGGCTTTGCTATTAATTGGTTGAAACGAAAGCTTCACGAAGAGGAAATTAACGCAGCAATGGTTAAATTAAAGGATGATAAGGGGCTCGTTTTTAATAAAAAAGCCCTTGATATACTTGGAGCTAAAGTAGAAACAGTTCATCCTGAAAATATTCCTTTAACCGGAAATGTAACTATTGCATCGAATCATCCTCTTGGTGGATTAGACGGCATGGCACTAATAAAGGCCGTTGGGGAGTTACGCACAGATGTCCATTTTTTCGTGAATGATATCCTGAAAAACCTCACCAACTATGGGGACGTATTTGTGGCTGTAAATAAACTTGGTGCGGCATCGGCGGGTTCTCTTCGTACAATGGAAGAGATTTTTCGTCAAGGTGGCGCGGTTCTTATTTTTCCAGCTGGACTTGTATCCCGCAAACAGGAAGGAATTGTTCGTGACTTAAGTTGGAAAAAAAGTTTTGTTACCCAGGCCATAGACCATAAACGTATGGTTGTTCCAACTTTTATTGAAGGAACAAACTCAAAATTCTTTTACAATTTTGCTCAATGGCGTAAACGTTTGGGCATTAAAGCGAACCTTGAAATGATCTTTTTACCGGACGAAATGTTCCGGGCAAATAAAAAAACTATTCGTATTCATTTCGGTAAACCTTTTAGCTATACCGTATTTGATAATAGCAAAAGTCACAAAGAATGGGCCGATCACATGTATAAGTTTATTTATTCTGCAGAGTTTATGAGGGGAATGAGTTTTGAAGACTACGTGAAAGGAGGCTATTAA
- a CDS encoding transcriptional regulator: protein MKNTYTDPFQAIADQSRRQILHLLAKDEQSINSLALNFKMSRPAVSKHIKILYSAGFITIEDKGRERLCALNKHGFKELQSWINFFDTFWTTRLDALGAFLEKSQPKKSKITKK from the coding sequence ATGAAAAACACTTACACTGATCCTTTCCAGGCAATAGCTGATCAAAGCAGGAGACAAATTCTTCATCTGCTTGCCAAGGATGAACAATCCATTAATTCACTGGCTTTAAATTTTAAAATGAGTAGACCCGCTGTTTCTAAACATATTAAAATTTTGTATTCTGCGGGATTTATAACCATCGAAGATAAAGGCAGGGAAAGATTGTGCGCTTTAAATAAACATGGCTTTAAAGAATTGCAAAGCTGGATCAACTTCTTTGACACCTTTTGGACAACAAGATTAGATGCCCTGGGAGCTTTCCTCGAAAAATCACAACCGAAAAAAAGTAAAATCACTAAAAAATAA